One genomic window of Leptospira saintgironsiae includes the following:
- the carB gene encoding carbamoyl-phosphate synthase large subunit, producing the protein MPKREDLRSVLILGSGPIVIGQACEFDYSGTQAAKALREKGIRVILLNSNPATIMTDPDLADATYVEPLTVAVVQKILEKEKPNAILPTVGGQTALNLALACHNAGLLEKYNVELIGAKIDAIKKAEDRELFKKAMEKIGVKVPRSGLVTNLKEAAEVKAQIGLPLIVRPAFTLGGTGGGIAYDEETFDEVVGKGLKASPISQVLLEQSVLGWKEFELEVMRDLADNVVIICSIENIDPMGVHTGDSITVAPQQTLSDKEYQNLRDMSISIIREIGVETGGSNIQFAVNPADGDVIVIEMNPRVSRSSALASKATGFPIAKIAALLSIGYSLDEIKNDITRVTPASFEPSIDYVVTKIPRFAFEKFPGTDDTLGVQMKAVGEAMAIGRTFKESFQKAMRSLEIDRFGFGSDGNFAELVEFHTLTTPQRKERIDSLLRRPNDKRIFYVKKALEEGYSVEQIHNLCKIDPWFLYQFEDLQNLEKEFIQKGNSVLGKLKKAGFSNRQLAFLAKKAEIEKILSTSQTPDKKKAEIGSVLKKEEKNLEEILESSKIEPIYKRIDTCAGEFEAYTPYFYSSYDEEDETNVTSNKSVIILGGGPNRIGQGIEFDYCCCHASFALQDLGVESIMVNSNPETVSTDYDTSDRLYFEPLTLEDVIQIYKKEKPDGVIIQFGGQTPLKLAKDLESRGVPILGTSPDSIDRAEDRKRFAEVLEKLKLISPNNGIATSMEEARKIANNITYPVLVRPSYVLGGRAMLIINEEKELDKYMEKAEEISEDRPLLIDSFLEDAVEVDVDALCDGKDVFIAGIMEHIEEAGIHSGDSACVLPPQSLSKKVLDDIRSATRALALELQVKGLINIQYAVKEEVVYVIEVNPRASRTVPFVSKALGHPIVKYATRIMMGETLKQLPLPKEMVFPTINVKEAVLPFNKFPGVDTILGPEMRSTGEVMGIADTAGEAFLKSQYMAGEELPSQGTVFVSVNDKDKKDLLKYIKDLSDLGFILIATEGTHKFLSENGILSSKINKVYDNQFPTALDYIRENKIHLILNTPLSRVTRDDSFAIRQAAIRYKIPCLTTASAAKALIKGMVEMTDKGFTIRSLQEIHSSK; encoded by the coding sequence ATGCCCAAAAGGGAAGATCTCCGCTCCGTTCTGATCCTGGGATCCGGGCCGATCGTTATCGGCCAAGCCTGCGAATTCGACTATTCCGGCACCCAGGCCGCCAAAGCACTTCGAGAAAAAGGAATTCGAGTTATTCTTCTCAATTCCAATCCTGCTACTATTATGACTGATCCAGATCTTGCGGATGCCACTTATGTGGAACCCCTGACTGTCGCGGTCGTCCAAAAAATTTTGGAAAAAGAAAAGCCGAATGCGATCCTACCTACTGTAGGAGGTCAAACAGCATTAAACCTTGCATTGGCCTGCCATAACGCTGGATTATTAGAAAAATATAATGTAGAACTCATCGGCGCTAAAATAGACGCGATCAAAAAAGCAGAAGATAGAGAACTTTTCAAAAAAGCAATGGAGAAGATCGGGGTTAAAGTTCCTCGTTCCGGTCTCGTGACGAATCTGAAAGAAGCGGCCGAGGTCAAGGCTCAGATCGGACTTCCTCTCATCGTAAGACCTGCATTCACTCTGGGAGGAACCGGAGGAGGGATCGCTTACGACGAAGAAACCTTCGACGAAGTGGTCGGCAAAGGTCTCAAGGCTTCTCCAATTAGCCAAGTATTATTAGAGCAATCCGTTTTGGGTTGGAAAGAATTCGAGTTAGAGGTCATGAGAGACCTTGCTGATAACGTAGTGATCATTTGTTCTATTGAGAATATAGATCCTATGGGAGTTCATACTGGTGACTCGATCACAGTAGCTCCTCAACAAACACTTTCCGATAAGGAATATCAAAATTTAAGAGATATGTCCATCAGTATCATCCGAGAGATCGGAGTGGAAACTGGTGGGTCCAATATCCAATTCGCAGTAAATCCGGCAGACGGCGATGTGATCGTGATCGAGATGAACCCTCGTGTTTCTAGATCTTCCGCGCTTGCTTCCAAAGCTACAGGATTCCCGATCGCAAAGATCGCTGCGTTACTCTCTATTGGATACTCCTTGGATGAGATCAAAAACGATATTACAAGAGTTACTCCTGCTTCTTTCGAACCATCTATTGACTATGTGGTGACTAAGATCCCTAGGTTTGCTTTCGAGAAGTTCCCTGGAACAGATGATACTTTGGGAGTCCAGATGAAAGCCGTGGGAGAAGCCATGGCGATAGGCCGAACTTTCAAAGAAAGTTTCCAAAAAGCAATGCGCTCCCTGGAAATCGATAGATTCGGTTTTGGCTCAGATGGAAATTTTGCTGAGTTAGTTGAATTCCATACACTAACTACTCCTCAAAGAAAAGAAAGGATAGATTCGCTCTTACGCAGACCGAATGATAAAAGGATCTTCTATGTTAAAAAAGCATTAGAAGAAGGTTATAGTGTAGAACAGATCCATAATCTTTGCAAAATAGATCCTTGGTTCTTATATCAATTCGAAGATCTACAGAATTTAGAAAAAGAATTTATACAAAAAGGAAATTCTGTTTTAGGGAAACTGAAAAAAGCGGGATTCTCCAATAGACAGTTAGCTTTCCTTGCTAAAAAAGCAGAAATAGAAAAGATACTTTCTACTTCGCAAACTCCTGATAAGAAAAAAGCAGAAATAGGTTCTGTCCTCAAAAAAGAAGAAAAGAATCTGGAAGAAATATTAGAATCTTCTAAAATAGAACCAATCTATAAGAGGATCGATACCTGCGCCGGTGAGTTTGAGGCTTATACTCCTTATTTCTATTCTTCTTACGATGAAGAAGATGAAACAAACGTAACCTCTAATAAATCAGTAATCATTTTGGGTGGCGGACCTAACAGGATTGGGCAAGGGATCGAGTTCGATTATTGTTGCTGTCACGCTTCCTTTGCTTTGCAAGATCTGGGAGTGGAATCCATCATGGTGAATTCCAACCCGGAAACAGTTTCTACTGACTATGATACTTCTGACAGATTATACTTCGAACCTCTGACCTTAGAAGATGTAATACAGATCTATAAAAAAGAAAAGCCGGACGGAGTAATCATCCAGTTCGGTGGACAAACACCTCTTAAACTTGCAAAAGATCTAGAAAGTAGGGGAGTTCCAATTTTAGGAACAAGCCCTGATTCTATTGATAGAGCAGAAGATAGAAAACGTTTCGCAGAAGTATTAGAAAAACTGAAATTGATCTCTCCTAATAACGGAATTGCTACTTCTATGGAAGAAGCAAGAAAGATCGCAAACAATATCACTTATCCGGTTCTTGTTCGCCCAAGTTATGTATTGGGTGGAAGAGCGATGCTTATTATCAACGAAGAAAAAGAGTTGGATAAGTATATGGAGAAGGCTGAAGAAATTTCAGAAGACAGACCTCTTCTTATAGATTCCTTCTTAGAAGACGCAGTAGAAGTGGATGTAGACGCGCTTTGCGATGGCAAAGATGTATTCATTGCTGGGATCATGGAACATATCGAAGAAGCAGGGATCCATTCCGGAGATTCTGCATGTGTTCTTCCTCCTCAGTCCTTGTCCAAAAAAGTATTGGATGATATCAGAAGCGCAACAAGAGCACTCGCATTAGAATTGCAAGTCAAGGGTCTAATCAATATCCAATACGCAGTTAAGGAAGAAGTTGTATATGTGATCGAGGTAAACCCTCGAGCTTCCAGAACGGTTCCTTTCGTATCTAAAGCTCTTGGCCATCCTATTGTGAAATACGCTACTCGTATCATGATGGGAGAAACTTTAAAACAGCTCCCTCTTCCGAAAGAAATGGTATTCCCGACCATAAACGTGAAGGAAGCAGTATTACCTTTTAATAAATTTCCTGGAGTAGATACAATCCTTGGACCTGAAATGAGATCCACAGGGGAGGTGATGGGGATCGCCGACACTGCGGGAGAAGCATTCTTAAAGTCCCAGTATATGGCTGGAGAGGAACTTCCTTCTCAGGGAACTGTATTCGTTTCTGTAAACGATAAGGACAAAAAGGATCTTTTAAAATATATCAAAGATCTTTCCGATCT